Proteins from a genomic interval of Streptomyces sp. Tu6071:
- a CDS encoding adenosine deaminase, with translation MPTSVPIPKAELHLHIEGTLEPELAFALAARNGVTLSHDDTLALRSAFAFQDLQSFLDLYYELMAVLRTERDFEELADAYLARAAAQGVRHAEIFFDPQAHTSRGVPFGTVVEGLGRALDRSVERYGISTRLIMCFLRDQPVASALATLAEAEPYLGRITGVGLDSAELGNPPGPFREVYERAAALGLHRVAHAGEEGGPEYVTEALDALGVERVDHGRRVLEDPALVARLVREQIPLTLCPLSNVRLRGIDTMEQHPLRDMLDAGLKCTVNSDDPSYFGGYAQDNFDAVRTALGLTEDQERTLARNSFEAAFLEDDEELRTRYLKAVEAHRFQG, from the coding sequence ATGCCCACTTCTGTACCCATCCCCAAGGCAGAGCTGCACCTTCACATCGAAGGCACCCTCGAACCGGAGCTTGCCTTCGCGCTCGCCGCTCGCAACGGGGTCACGCTCAGCCACGACGACACGCTCGCGCTGCGCAGCGCCTTCGCCTTTCAGGATCTTCAGTCCTTCCTGGACCTCTACTACGAGCTGATGGCGGTCCTGCGCACCGAGCGTGACTTCGAGGAGCTTGCCGACGCGTATCTGGCGCGGGCCGCCGCGCAGGGGGTGCGGCATGCGGAGATCTTCTTCGACCCGCAGGCGCACACCTCGCGCGGCGTGCCGTTCGGGACCGTCGTCGAGGGGCTCGGGCGGGCGCTCGACCGGTCGGTGGAGCGGTACGGGATCAGCACCCGCCTCATCATGTGTTTCCTGCGCGACCAGCCCGTCGCCTCCGCGCTCGCGACGCTCGCCGAGGCCGAGCCGTATCTCGGCCGCATCACCGGCGTCGGCCTCGACTCGGCCGAGCTGGGCAACCCGCCGGGGCCCTTCCGCGAGGTCTACGAGCGGGCCGCCGCGCTCGGGCTGCACCGGGTCGCGCACGCGGGCGAGGAGGGCGGTCCCGAGTACGTCACCGAGGCGCTCGACGCGCTCGGTGTGGAGCGCGTCGACCACGGCCGCCGGGTGCTGGAGGACCCCGCGCTCGTCGCGCGGCTCGTGCGCGAGCAGATCCCGCTGACGCTGTGCCCGCTCTCGAACGTGCGGCTGCGCGGGATCGACACGATGGAGCAGCACCCGCTGCGGGACATGCTCGACGCGGGCCTGAAGTGCACCGTGAACTCCGACGACCCGTCCTACTTCGGCGGCTACGCGCAGGACAACTTCGACGCCGTCCGCACCGCGCTCGGCCTCACCGAGGACCAGGAGCGCACCCTCGCGCGCAACTCCTTCGAGGCGGCCT